The Populus trichocarpa isolate Nisqually-1 chromosome 11, P.trichocarpa_v4.1, whole genome shotgun sequence genome has a segment encoding these proteins:
- the LOC7471857 gene encoding probable leucine-rich repeat receptor-like protein kinase IMK3 encodes MWRRRNCYLLLKALAHITVFFFITACSGGELSETESFFTFMRAIDPQNVLRISWSGIVPHPCSYRWRGVKCNFQPPAITQIRLDRQNFTGTIDADSLCGLQHLQVLSLAKNHIQGNIPHSILNCRSLTYLNLSSNFLTGRVPVPLFKLKYLRTLDISNNYLTVIIPRPELEFKHLNHYSMKHSAVKMYNLQKLAIVADSVALNSTDAGSVEHPADPSNGSKPGSGKRKWYDKAIYVVPLAFGIVFLSVLAYFVNKRFSDSAKEREILKSLAHSPQKTPPPVPQEDLKPKERCSELVFFVEEKERFGLDDLFEATADLQSQTPSSSLYKVKLEPLISEYGFSTFLDPKRVWSFSSNGYTAPEKILSEQGDVFSFGIIMLELLTGKTVEKSGIDLPKWVRSIVREEWTGEVFDKEFNHAARQYAFPLLIISLKCVSKSPEERPPMGEVMEKIEEVVNANEEFTISSMGSILSSPPEWCILHSVIPETWDTPGSNY; translated from the exons atgtggaggaggaggaattGCTATCTGCTATTGAAGGCCCTGGCACACATCACCGTGTTTTTCTTCATCACAGCATGTTCAGGAGGTGAGTTGTCCGAAACTGAGTCTTTCTTCACTTTCATGAGAGCCATTGATCCCCAAAATGTGCTGAGAATCAGCTGGAGTGGGATAGTGCCACATCCTTGCTCGTATAGGTGGCGGGGAGTCAAGTGCAATTTTCAGCCTCCTGCTATAACACAAATCAGGCTTGACAGGCAGAACTTTACTGGGACAATTGATGCAGACTCCCTTTGTGGGCTCCAACACCTGCAAGTCCTGAGCTTAGCAAAGAATCACATCCAAGGAAATATTCCTCACTCCATATTGAATTGCAGAAGCCTGACCTATTTAAATCTAAGCAGTAATTTTCTGACTGGGAGGGTGCCTGTGCCTCTATTCAAGTTGAAATATCTCCGGACCTTGGATATCTCTAACAATTATTTAACTGTAATTATTCCTCGTCCCGAACTGGAATTCAAGCATCTAAATCATTATTCTATGAAACATAGTGCAGTGAAGATGTACAATCTTCAAAAATTGGCAATAGTGGCAGACTCCGTGGCCCTAAATAGCACTGACGCTGGTTCCGTCGAACATCCTGCAGACCCATCTAATGGAAGCAAGCCTGGTTCTGGCAAAAGGAAATGGTACGACAAAGCCATATACGTCGTCCCATTAGCTTTTGGCATTGTATTTCTCTCTGTATTAGCTTATTTTGTGAATAAGAGGTTCTCTGATTCGGCCAAAGAGAGGGAGATTCTGAAATCTCTGGCACATTCTCCTCAGAAAACTCCTCCACCTGTGCCTCAAGAAGACTTGAAGCCTAAAGAAAGATGCTCAGAGCTCGTTTTCTTtgttgaagagaaagaaagattcGGATTGGATGACCTCTTTGAAGCTACCGCTGACTTACAAAGTCAGACCCCTAGCAGCAGTCTGTACAAGGTGAAGCTTG AACCACTAATTAGTGAGTACGGATTTTCAACATTTTTGGACCCCAAGAGAGTTTGGTCCTTTTCCTCCAATGGTTATACAGCCCCTGAGAAAATCTTGTCGGAACAAGGCGATGTTTTCAGTTTTGGAATAATTATGCTTGAGTTACTAACAGGAAAAACTGTGGAGAAGAGTGGGATAGACCTTCCTAAATGGGTCAGATCCATAGTAAGGGAGGAATGGACAGGAGAAGTTTTCGACAAGGAGTTCAATCACGCTGCGAGGCAATATGCATTCCCTTTGCTCATTATCTCTCTCAAATGTGTATCAAAATCACCGGAAGAGCGCCCACCTATGGGAGAAGTGATGGAGAAGATAGAGGAAGTAGTGAATGCAAATGAGGAATTCACTATTTCTTCTATGGGCTCAATACTATCCAGTCCACCAGAGTGGTGCATACTTCACTCTGTCATACCTGAGACTTGGGATACTCCTGGCTCAAATTATTGA